In Streptomyces liangshanensis, the DNA window ACGGTCGCCTTCGCCCGGATCGTGCGCTCGCCCACCTCCAGCGTCACCTCGTCCATCTCCGCGACGTTGGCGACCCACAGCGGTTCCCTCTCCGCGCCGCCCTCGGAGGCGCAGACCAGGAGACTGCCGTGGTGGGTGGCGTAGACCAGGGGTTTCACCCGCTCGGCGCCGCTCTTCCTGCCGATCGTGTGCATCAGGAGCAGGTGCTTGCCCGCGAAGCGGCCGCCCACCACACCGTGGTGCGAGCGGAACTCGTCGATGACCGTCGCGTTGTAATCACTCATGTGTTCATGGTCCCCACGGGCATCAGGGGCCGCAACGCGGGGGCGGCGCCGTCCGGCGCCGCCCCCGCCCCGCTCACTCCCACTCGATGGTGCCCGGCGGCTTGCTCGTCACGTCCAGGACCACCCGGTTGACGTCGGCGACCTCGTTGGTGATGCGGGTCGAGATCTTCGCCAGCACGTCGTACGGCATCCGCGTCCAGTCGGCGGTCATCGCGTCCTCGGACGAGACGGGCCTGAGCACGATCGGGTGTCCGTACGTCCGGCCGTCGCCCTGCACGCCCACGGAGCGCACGTCGGCGAGCAGGACCACCGGGCACTGCCAGATCTCCCGGTCGAGACCGGCGAGGGTCAGCTCCTCGCGCGCGATGGCGTCCGCCGCGCGCAGCAGGTCGAGCCGCTCCCTGGTGACCTCGCCGACGATCCGGATGCCGAGCCCGGGGCCGGGGAAGGGCTGGCGCTGGACGATCTCGTCCGGCAGGCCGAGCTCCTGGCCGACCATCCGGACCTCGTCCTTGAACAGCTTGCGCAGCGGTTCGATCAGCTGGAACTCGATGTCGTCGGGCAGCCCGCCGACGTTGTGGTGCGACTTGATGTTGGCGGTGCCGCTGCCGCCGCCGGACTCCACGACGTCCGGGTAGAGCGTGCCCTGGACGAGGAACGCGACGTCCTCGCCCTCGGCGCCCGCCTCCGCGACGATCTCCGCCTGGGCCTGCTCGAAGACCCGGATGAACTCGCGGCCGATGATCTTCCGCTTCTGCTCGGGGTCCGAGACCCCGGCGAGCGCGGTGAGGAAGCGCTCCTCGGCGTCGACGACCTTGAGCTGGACGCCGGTCGCGGCGACGAAGTCCTTCTCGACCTGCTCGGTCTCGCCCTGGCGCATCAGGCCGTGGTCGACGTACACGCAGGTCAGCTGGGAACCGATGGCCTTCTGTACGAGGGCGGCGGCGACGGCGGAGTCCACGCCGCCCGACAGCCCGCAGATGGCGCGCTTGGTGCCGACCTGCTCACGGATGAGGGCGACCTGCTCGTCCACGACGTTGGTGGTGGTCCAGGTCGGCTCGATGCCGGCGCCCCGGTAGAGGAAGTGCTCCAGGACCTGCTGGCCGTACGTGGAGTGCATCACCTCGGGGTGGTGCTGGACGCCGTAGAGCTTCTTCTCGTCGTTCTCGAAGGCCGCGACCGGCACGACCTCCGTGGACGCGGTGACGGTGAAGCCCTCGGGGGCGGCGGAGCAGGCGTCGCCGTGCGACATCCAGACGGCCTGCTCGGCGGGGGTGCCCTCGAAGAGCGTGGAGCCGGTCTGGGAGACGTGCAGAGGGGTACGGCCGTACTCGCGCGCCCCCGTGTTGTCGACGGTCCCGCCGAGGGCCGTCGCCATCAGCTGGAAGCCGTAGCACATGCCGAAGACGGGCACGCCCGCCTCGAAGATCTCGCGGTCCAGCCGCGGCGCCCCTTCCGCGTACACGGAGGACGGGCCGCCGGAGAGGATGATCGCCCGGGGCTTCCTGGCCAGCATCTCGGCCACCGGCATCGTGGACGGGACGATCTCGCTGTACACCCGGGCCTCGCGGACGCGGCGGGCGATGAGCTGGGCGTACTGCGCGCCGAAGTCGACGACGAGAACGACGTCGGGGGCGGCGGGGGGTGCTGCGGGCACGGGCGGCCTTCCGGCGGTGGCGAGTGCGGGGTCCTGGGTCCCCTGGATTTCCCCTCGATTCTAACGGGGCCCGGGACGCCGCTAGACTGTGCTCATGCGCAAGCACTCGACCTTCGTCTTTACCTATGGCACCGGCCCGTCCGGCTGCCATGGTCGTGCTGCTTGAACTGACAAGCGACTTCCCAGGCGCCCCGGGCCTTCAGGCTCCGGGGCGTCTGTCGCGTTCGGGGCCGTACGGCCGGGCACGACCCGAACGAGGACACCATGCCGGACCCCACGACCACGAACCCCACCCCTTCCGCGACCCCTTCTCCCGCGGCCGACACCACGGGCGCCCGCACCCCCGAGGCGGCGGAGCTGATCGGCGGCGCGCGGGAGCGCATCGACGCCCTGGACGAGCGGATCATCGGCCTCGTACAGGAACGGATGGCGGTCTCCGCGGCCGTCCAGCGGGCGCGGATGACCTCGGGCGGCCGCCGCATCCACCTGTCCCGCGAGAACGAGATCCTCGGCCACTACAGGGAAGCGCTGGGCAGGCCCGGTACGGCACTGGCGATGACCCTGCTGGAGCTGAGCCGGGGCCGCGCCTGACCTCGCACGCGCGTGCGGGCCCCGCCTCACCCGTACGGCGCGTGACCGGTTCGTACGGGCCTTCGTTGGACCGTGCGTCCGTGAGCGTGTGGCGTGCCGCACCGGCACGCCGTGGGACCGCGCCCCCGGCGCCCGTGACCGGTAGGCAGGGGACAGCAGCCCGGTCACCCAAGGCCGGGCGGTCCGGGGACGCCCGGGCCGCCCGGCCTGATCAGGCCGGCTGCCACACCCAGTTGCGCCGCTCGTACAGCACCTCGAACCCGGCCCGCCGCATGTTGTGCAACGAGGAGTTGTGCTCGCCCGGGGCCTCCGCCCCGGTCTCCGCCACCAGCCACCCGCACCCCGCCGCCGCGGCGGCCCTCGCCCGCGCGGCCAGGAACGCCGACTGCGCGCCCCGCCGCCGCGCGTGCGGCAGCGTCGCCGCGCCGAAGAACTGCGCCGCGTCCCCGTGCACGTGCATCGTGGCCGTACCGACCAGCTCGCCGTCCAGCCACGCCCCGTACGGATGCCAGCCGGCGCGGCCGACACCCCCGGCGATCATCGCGCCGAGGTGCTCCTCCGGCATCCCGAAGCCCCGCATCATCAGCGCGCCCCACTCCGCCGCGTCCCGCGCCTCCACCGGCGCGACCCGCACCCCCGCCGCGGGCCGCCCGGGCTCCTCGGCGCGGGCCAGGGCCTCGTCGGTCGGACAGGCGAGCTTCACCCAGGCCGAACCCGCCGACAGGTTCTCCCTCGCGCAGATCTCGGACCAGTCCTCGGGCAGCACGGAAGGCGCCAGCTGCAACACGGCCAGCGGCGTCCCCCGCGACCGGTAGAAGGCGCAGACCTCCCCGATCAGGTCGGCGGTCACGGGCTCCTCGAAGCCGAAGCCGAGCGCCTTGCTCCAGTAGCGGGCCGGGTCGTCGCGGACCGAGAGCGCCACGCCGCCCCCGATCCTGGCGGCGTCCATGCCGAGCGCCGCCCGCACGCCCGGGGGCGCGGCGAGCTCGCCGTCGTACATGGCCTCGGCCTCGGACAGTTCGGGAAGACCCGGGGGCAGGGTTGGCGTCACGGTGTACCTCACAACAAGAACACGGAATGCACGCAGCATAGGCACACCGATGTGACGTACGACACTTCAGGATTCTGTGAAGGTCACGACAACCATTCGCTCCTGTCACAGGTCATGCATGCGTTGCGCGAAACGCGAGGGGCGCTGCACTCGGAGGGGGGTGCAGCGCCCTTCGCGTACGTTCACGACGCGGGCCGGGGCGGCCGGTCAGGCCGTCCCCGGCTCCGGCTTCCGCTTCGGCGGCACCTTGGGGACTTCCAGGAACGGCAGCCTCAGTGCGCCGAACGCCTCCGCCGGGACCGCCGGCGACCGCGGCGCCACCGCCGCCGGCCGGACGTACGCCGCGCCCTGCTCCGGACGCGGGTCGGGCTCGCCCTTGTTGGGCCAGAGCGCCATCGCCCGTTCCGCCTGGGCCGTGATCGTCAGCGACGGGTTGACGCCCAGGTTCGCCGAGACCGCGGAGCCGTCGACCACCGAGATGCCCGGATGCCCGTACAGCCGGTGGTACGGGTCGACGACCCCCTCGTCCGGCGAGGCGCCGATCACGCAGCCGCCGAGGAAGTGCGCGGTGAGCGGGGTGCCCATCAGCTCGCCGACGTTGCTGCCCGGGAAGCCGTTGATCTCCTCGGCGAGCAGCCGGGCGGCCCGCGCCGCCTCGGGTATCTGCTTCGGGTTAGGCGCGCCGTGTCCCTGGCGTGCCGTCAGCATGCCCTTCCCGACGCCGCCCGGTCTGCGGTACGTCGTCAGGGAGTTGTCGAGCGACTGCATCACCAGCCCGATGATCGTGCGCTCCGACCAGCGGCGGTTGGACAGCGAGCGGAGCAACTGCACCGGGTGGGCAAGGGCGTTGGCCAGCCAGGCCCGCACCCGCCGGTCGCTGTGGGGGACCTGGAGGACGGACAGCGCGCCCATCGCGTTGGAGCCCCGGCCGTAACGGACCGGCTCCACATGG includes these proteins:
- a CDS encoding nitroreductase/quinone reductase family protein, with amino-acid sequence MSDYNATVIDEFRSHHGVVGGRFAGKHLLLMHTIGRKSGAERVKPLVYATHHGSLLVCASEGGAEREPLWVANVAEMDEVTLEVGERTIRAKATVVRPSDPRWAELYGVWTEYWPDAHEYEKRTSRKFPVVSLDAVLD
- the guaA gene encoding glutamine-hydrolyzing GMP synthase; the encoded protein is MPAAPPAAPDVVLVVDFGAQYAQLIARRVREARVYSEIVPSTMPVAEMLARKPRAIILSGGPSSVYAEGAPRLDREIFEAGVPVFGMCYGFQLMATALGGTVDNTGAREYGRTPLHVSQTGSTLFEGTPAEQAVWMSHGDACSAAPEGFTVTASTEVVPVAAFENDEKKLYGVQHHPEVMHSTYGQQVLEHFLYRGAGIEPTWTTTNVVDEQVALIREQVGTKRAICGLSGGVDSAVAAALVQKAIGSQLTCVYVDHGLMRQGETEQVEKDFVAATGVQLKVVDAEERFLTALAGVSDPEQKRKIIGREFIRVFEQAQAEIVAEAGAEGEDVAFLVQGTLYPDVVESGGGSGTANIKSHHNVGGLPDDIEFQLIEPLRKLFKDEVRMVGQELGLPDEIVQRQPFPGPGLGIRIVGEVTRERLDLLRAADAIAREELTLAGLDREIWQCPVVLLADVRSVGVQGDGRTYGHPIVLRPVSSEDAMTADWTRMPYDVLAKISTRITNEVADVNRVVLDVTSKPPGTIEWE
- a CDS encoding chorismate mutase; the protein is MPDPTTTNPTPSATPSPAADTTGARTPEAAELIGGARERIDALDERIIGLVQERMAVSAAVQRARMTSGGRRIHLSRENEILGHYREALGRPGTALAMTLLELSRGRA
- a CDS encoding GNAT family N-acetyltransferase; amino-acid sequence: MTPTLPPGLPELSEAEAMYDGELAAPPGVRAALGMDAARIGGGVALSVRDDPARYWSKALGFGFEEPVTADLIGEVCAFYRSRGTPLAVLQLAPSVLPEDWSEICARENLSAGSAWVKLACPTDEALARAEEPGRPAAGVRVAPVEARDAAEWGALMMRGFGMPEEHLGAMIAGGVGRAGWHPYGAWLDGELVGTATMHVHGDAAQFFGAATLPHARRRGAQSAFLAARARAAAAAGCGWLVAETGAEAPGEHNSSLHNMRRAGFEVLYERRNWVWQPA